One stretch of Pseudomonas azotoformans DNA includes these proteins:
- the msbA gene encoding lipid A export permease/ATP-binding protein MsbA — MSDAPPKADQESSLKIYLRLLGYVKPYIGMFLLSIVGFVIFASTQPMLAGILKYFVDGLSNPDVVFMPKVPFFKDLKLLMAVPLLIILIAAWQGLGSFLGNYYLAKVSLGLVHDLRVQLFNKLLVLPNRYFDTHNSGHLISRITFNVTMVTGAATDAIKVVIREGLTVVFLFGYLLWMNWKLTLVMLAILPLIAVMVGSTSKKFRKQSKKIQVAMGDVTHVASETIQGYRVVRSFGGESYEERRFAAASQGNTDKQLRMNKTGAVYTPMLQLVIYTAMATLMFLVLLLRGDATAGDLVAYITAAGLLPKPIRQLSEVSSTIQKGVAGAESIFEQLDEEPEVDSGTVERDRVSGRLDVRNLSFTYPGAEREVLKNISFTAEPGQMIALVGRSGSGKSTLASLIPRFYHHETGEILLDEVEIEDYRLRNLRRHVAQVTQHVTLFNDTVANNIAYGDLADAPREDIEKAAADAYAMDFIAELPKGLDTEVGENGVLLSGGQRQRLAIARALLKNAPLLILDEATSALDTESERHIQAALDKVMKGRTTLVIAHRLSTIEKADMILVMDHGEIVERGTHMELLAMGGYYSRLHAMGLDEPVTANIT, encoded by the coding sequence ATGAGTGACGCACCGCCCAAAGCGGACCAGGAATCCAGCCTGAAAATCTATCTCCGGCTGCTGGGCTATGTGAAACCGTACATCGGCATGTTCCTGCTGAGTATCGTGGGCTTCGTGATCTTTGCTTCCACCCAGCCGATGCTCGCCGGGATCCTCAAGTACTTCGTGGATGGCTTGAGCAACCCGGACGTGGTGTTCATGCCCAAGGTCCCGTTCTTCAAGGACCTGAAATTGCTGATGGCCGTGCCGCTGCTGATCATCCTGATTGCCGCGTGGCAGGGCCTGGGCTCGTTCCTGGGCAACTACTACCTGGCCAAGGTCTCCCTCGGCCTGGTGCATGACCTGCGGGTCCAGCTGTTCAACAAGTTGCTGGTGCTGCCCAACCGTTACTTTGACACGCATAACTCCGGACACCTGATTTCCCGCATCACCTTCAACGTGACCATGGTCACCGGCGCCGCCACGGATGCGATCAAGGTCGTGATCCGCGAGGGTTTGACGGTAGTGTTCCTGTTTGGCTACCTGCTGTGGATGAACTGGAAGCTGACCTTGGTGATGCTGGCGATCCTGCCGCTGATCGCCGTGATGGTCGGCAGCACCAGCAAGAAATTCCGCAAGCAGAGCAAGAAGATTCAGGTGGCGATGGGCGATGTCACCCACGTGGCCTCGGAGACCATCCAGGGCTACCGCGTGGTGCGCAGCTTTGGTGGCGAAAGTTATGAGGAGCGCCGTTTTGCCGCGGCCAGCCAGGGCAACACCGACAAGCAACTGCGCATGAACAAGACCGGCGCGGTCTACACGCCAATGCTGCAGTTGGTGATCTATACCGCCATGGCGACATTGATGTTCCTGGTGCTGCTGCTGCGTGGCGATGCCACGGCGGGAGACCTGGTGGCCTACATCACTGCGGCTGGCCTGCTGCCCAAGCCGATCCGCCAGCTGTCGGAAGTCAGCTCGACGATCCAGAAAGGCGTGGCCGGTGCCGAAAGCATCTTCGAGCAACTGGATGAAGAGCCGGAAGTCGACAGTGGCACCGTGGAGCGTGATCGCGTCAGCGGCCGCCTCGACGTGCGCAACCTGAGCTTCACCTACCCAGGTGCCGAGCGCGAAGTGCTGAAGAACATCAGCTTCACCGCGGAGCCTGGACAGATGATCGCCCTGGTCGGGCGTTCCGGCAGCGGCAAGTCCACGCTGGCCAGCCTGATTCCGCGTTTCTACCACCACGAAACTGGAGAAATCCTGTTGGACGAGGTGGAGATCGAGGACTACCGCCTGCGCAACCTGCGCCGACATGTGGCCCAGGTGACCCAGCACGTCACGCTGTTCAATGACACCGTGGCCAACAACATCGCCTACGGCGACCTGGCGGATGCGCCGCGTGAGGACATCGAAAAAGCCGCCGCTGATGCCTATGCCATGGACTTCATTGCCGAGTTGCCCAAAGGCCTGGACACCGAAGTCGGTGAGAACGGCGTGCTGCTGTCCGGCGGCCAGCGGCAGCGCTTGGCCATCGCCCGTGCATTGCTGAAAAATGCCCCGCTGCTGATTCTGGATGAGGCGACGTCGGCACTCGACACCGAGTCCGAGCGTCACATTCAGGCCGCGCTGGACAAGGTCATGAAAGGCCGCACCACCCTGGTGATCGCACACCGTCTGTCCACCATCGAGAAAGCCGACATGATTCTGGTGATGGACCACGGCGAAATTGTCGAGCGTGGTACACATATGGAACTGCTGGCCATGGGCGGCTATTACTCGCGCCTGCACGCCATGGGTCTGGATGAGCCGGTAACGGCGAATATCACCTGA